Below is a genomic region from Mycolicibacterium neworleansense.
ACACCGGGCGGATCGGAAACCCGCCTCAGAAATCCCCGGAATGTCGGCGCAGCGTCTCGATCGACGCCACGAGGGCCTGCGACTCCTCATCCGACATCCCGACGTCGGCGAACACCTGCTCGTTGAGGGTCACGGTGGCGTCCTCGACGGTCGAGCGCCCCAGCTTGGTGATCTGCACCAGCGTGGTGCGACCATCGGTGGGGTGCGGGATCCGCTCCACCAGACCATTGGCCTCCAGGCGGCGGATGGCGTGCGTGACGCTGGTGACGTGTACCTGCAAACGATCGGAGGCCTTGGTGATCGGCAGCGCACCGGCCCGGCTGAACGCCAGCAGACGCAGCAGTTCGAACCGCGAGAAGCTCAGATCGTAAGGCCGCAGTGCGGACTCCACCCGGGCCAGCAGGATCTGGTGGGCACGCATCACCGACGTCACCGCGACCATGCCGCCGGCCACATCGCCCCATCCGGCGGCCTCCCAGTTCGCGCGGGCCTGCGCGATGGGGTCACGCTTGTCTGTTGGCGAGGGCACGCCTCTTCTTACCGCATCGCCGCGCGGCGCCGGGCAGCGATGCACGCATCGACCCCGGCCGCGCCTGCGCTTCAGGCGGCCGCCGTCACCGCCCCCAGCACCGCACGGGTGGACTGCCTCGATCCGACGGTGATCCGCACTCCGCCGTCGGCGTAATGGCGGACCTGAAGTCCGGTGCCGTCGAACACCTCCGGCCATCGCCGGTACCCGCCGGGCAGGTAGAGGAAGTTGGCCTGCCCGTCGGTGCTGTACACGCCGAGCGCCCGCAATCGCATCTGCAGATAGCGCCGTTCCGCGGCGATCATCCGGATACGTTGGCGTAGCTGGTTTTCC
It encodes:
- a CDS encoding MarR family transcriptional regulator, giving the protein MPSPTDKRDPIAQARANWEAAGWGDVAGGMVAVTSVMRAHQILLARVESALRPYDLSFSRFELLRLLAFSRAGALPITKASDRLQVHVTSVTHAIRRLEANGLVERIPHPTDGRTTLVQITKLGRSTVEDATVTLNEQVFADVGMSDEESQALVASIETLRRHSGDF